The Terracoccus luteus genome includes a region encoding these proteins:
- a CDS encoding O-succinylhomoserine sulfhydrylase, with protein sequence MSDDRTDQSWRPDTLAVRAGLSRSGFEETAEALYLTSGFVYESAEQAEAAFKGDVDRFVYSRYGNPTVTMFEERLRRLDGAEACFATGSGMSAVFVALAALLGQGDRVVSSRALFGSCFVILDEILPRWGVETVFVDGADLDQWREALSEPTTAVFFETPSNPMQELVDIAAVSELAHAAGAKVVVDNVFGTPVFSKPFEHGADIVVYSATKHIDGQGRTLGGAVLGPKEFIDGPVQNLMRHTGPSMSPFNAWVLVKGLETLSLRVERMAANALTVARFLESHAKVRRVVHPFLESHPQHELAKRQMSAAGTVVTFELDGGKDEAFALMNALRVIDISNNLGDSKSLVTHPATTTHRRLAPEARAAVGITDGVLRVSVGLEDVDDLVDDLTQALA encoded by the coding sequence ATGAGCGACGACCGCACCGACCAGAGCTGGCGCCCCGACACGCTGGCGGTGCGAGCAGGACTGTCCCGCAGTGGTTTCGAGGAGACGGCCGAGGCGCTGTACCTCACCTCGGGCTTCGTCTACGAGTCCGCCGAGCAGGCCGAGGCCGCGTTCAAGGGCGACGTCGACCGCTTCGTCTACTCCCGTTACGGCAACCCGACGGTGACGATGTTCGAGGAGCGGCTGCGCCGGCTCGACGGCGCCGAGGCCTGCTTCGCGACGGGCTCGGGCATGTCGGCGGTCTTCGTCGCCCTCGCCGCGCTGCTCGGCCAGGGCGACCGCGTCGTCAGCTCGCGGGCGCTCTTCGGCTCGTGCTTCGTCATCCTCGACGAGATCCTGCCGCGGTGGGGAGTCGAGACGGTCTTCGTCGACGGCGCCGACCTCGACCAGTGGCGCGAGGCCCTGTCGGAGCCGACGACCGCCGTCTTCTTCGAGACGCCGAGCAACCCGATGCAGGAGCTCGTCGACATCGCCGCCGTCAGCGAGCTGGCCCACGCGGCTGGCGCCAAGGTCGTCGTCGACAACGTCTTCGGCACGCCGGTCTTCAGCAAGCCGTTCGAGCACGGCGCCGACATCGTCGTCTACTCCGCCACGAAGCACATCGACGGTCAGGGACGCACCCTCGGCGGCGCCGTGCTCGGGCCGAAGGAGTTCATCGACGGCCCGGTGCAGAACCTCATGCGGCACACCGGCCCGTCGATGTCACCGTTCAACGCGTGGGTGCTCGTCAAGGGCCTCGAGACGCTGTCGCTGCGGGTCGAGCGGATGGCCGCCAACGCGCTCACCGTCGCCCGCTTCCTCGAGTCGCACGCGAAGGTGCGCCGGGTCGTGCATCCGTTCCTCGAGTCTCATCCGCAGCACGAGCTGGCGAAGCGACAGATGTCGGCGGCGGGCACCGTCGTGACGTTCGAGCTCGACGGCGGCAAGGACGAGGCGTTCGCGCTGATGAACGCCCTGCGCGTCATCGACATCAGCAACAACCTCGGCGACAGCAAGTCGCTCGTCACCCACCCGGCGACGACGACCCACCGGCGACTCGCCCCGGAGGCCCGGGCCGCGGTCGGCATCACCGACGGCGTGCTGCGCGTCTCGGTCGGCCTCGAGGACGTCGACGACCTCGTCGACGACCTCACCCAGGCCCTCGCCTGA
- a CDS encoding SLC13 family permease: MTDLAALADRVVPVLLFLVFITVVAEICDLVGLFDEAAHLAARVARGRTFVLWLLVVVLACVCTILLSLDTTAVLLTPVAIAVAGQVGVSPLPFAMTTLWLANTASLLLPVSNLTNLLALHRFDALGLSVTDYLSLMWAPALTAIVLTVALVWLLHRRELRGRYEKPGRPEPHDRLLVVAAAVVAAALGPAFVAGITPAWPAGIAAVVLVAVTAWRSPALLRRVSVPWKAAVGVAVLFVVVDLALGFGLGPWLTSVVGTGSGPAELLRLSGIGALTSNGINNLPAYLALEGTADSSPVRLAALLVGVNAGPIVTVWGSLATILWAQRCRSAGLTVSVSRLAVTGLLVAVVVVTGATLALSASA; the protein is encoded by the coding sequence GTGACCGACCTCGCCGCCCTCGCCGACCGGGTCGTGCCGGTGCTGCTGTTCCTCGTCTTCATCACCGTCGTCGCCGAGATCTGCGACCTCGTGGGGCTCTTCGACGAGGCGGCCCACCTCGCCGCGCGAGTGGCCCGCGGCCGCACCTTCGTGCTGTGGCTGCTCGTCGTCGTGCTCGCGTGCGTCTGCACCATCCTGCTCAGCCTCGACACCACCGCCGTGCTGCTCACCCCGGTGGCCATCGCCGTCGCCGGTCAGGTCGGGGTCTCACCGCTGCCGTTCGCCATGACGACGCTGTGGCTGGCCAACACGGCCTCCCTGCTGCTGCCGGTCTCCAACCTCACGAACCTGCTCGCCCTCCACCGCTTCGACGCGCTCGGCCTGTCGGTCACCGACTACCTCTCGCTCATGTGGGCGCCGGCGCTGACGGCCATCGTGCTGACCGTCGCCCTCGTGTGGCTGCTGCACCGCCGTGAGCTGCGTGGGCGCTACGAGAAGCCCGGCCGGCCGGAGCCGCACGACCGCCTGCTCGTGGTCGCTGCGGCCGTGGTGGCCGCGGCGCTCGGCCCTGCCTTCGTCGCCGGCATCACGCCGGCGTGGCCGGCGGGGATCGCGGCCGTGGTGCTCGTCGCGGTGACGGCGTGGCGCTCCCCCGCCCTGCTGCGCCGGGTGTCGGTGCCGTGGAAGGCCGCGGTCGGCGTCGCGGTGCTCTTCGTCGTCGTCGACCTCGCCCTGGGGTTCGGGCTGGGGCCGTGGCTGACGAGCGTCGTCGGCACCGGCAGCGGGCCAGCCGAGCTGCTGCGCCTGTCGGGCATCGGGGCGCTCACCTCGAACGGCATCAACAACCTGCCCGCCTACCTCGCCCTCGAGGGCACCGCCGACAGCTCGCCCGTGCGGCTGGCGGCGCTGCTCGTCGGCGTCAACGCCGGGCCGATCGTCACGGTCTGGGGGTCGCTCGCGACGATCCTCTGGGCCCAGCGGTGCCGCTCGGCCGGGCTGACGGTCTCGGTGTCACGCCTGGCCGTGACGGGGCTGCTCGTCGCGGTCGTCGTCGTCACCGGCGCGACCCTCGCCCTGTCGGCATCCGCCTGA
- a CDS encoding YaaA family protein — MLILLPPSEGKTAARRGRPLDLGSLSFPELTPMRDDLIEVVARASGEPEGHEVIGVNPNLVGDLERNTRLRTAPSGPASAVYSGVLYGAFDVASLDAAAKRRAARSVVVVSALFGALRLTDRIPAYRVNVCAEVEGVGLLTREWRPLLAPVLDAVVRPRELVVDCRSSTYASLWRPTGDRAAAWVQVAVPGASHLAKFTRGLVARELVSAEAPRTPTALAERLGQRFGVDLAEPVRPGGPWVLSVADQSRAGAHSS; from the coding sequence GTGCTCATCCTCCTGCCGCCCTCCGAGGGCAAGACCGCGGCCCGACGAGGCCGCCCCCTCGACCTCGGATCGCTTTCGTTCCCGGAGCTGACGCCGATGCGCGACGACCTGATCGAGGTCGTCGCCCGGGCCAGCGGCGAGCCCGAGGGTCACGAGGTCATCGGGGTCAACCCCAACCTCGTGGGCGACCTCGAGCGCAACACCCGACTGCGTACGGCGCCGAGTGGGCCGGCATCCGCCGTCTACTCCGGGGTGCTCTACGGCGCCTTCGACGTCGCCTCCCTCGACGCCGCGGCCAAGCGCCGTGCCGCGCGGTCGGTCGTCGTCGTGTCGGCCCTCTTCGGCGCACTGCGCCTCACCGACCGCATCCCCGCCTACCGGGTGAACGTCTGCGCCGAGGTCGAGGGCGTCGGGCTGCTGACGCGCGAGTGGCGTCCCCTGCTCGCCCCCGTGCTGGATGCCGTGGTGCGCCCTCGCGAGCTCGTCGTCGACTGCCGCTCGTCGACCTATGCGTCGCTGTGGCGCCCGACGGGCGACCGCGCGGCGGCGTGGGTGCAGGTGGCGGTGCCGGGCGCGTCGCACCTGGCGAAGTTCACCCGCGGCCTCGTCGCACGAGAGCTCGTGTCGGCCGAGGCACCGCGCACCCCGACCGCGCTGGCCGAGCGGCTCGGTCAGAGGTTCGGCGTCGACCTCGCCGAGCCGGTGCGGCCCGGTGGGCCGTGGGTGCTGTCGGTGGCCGACCAGAGCAGGGCCGGGGCGCACTCGTCGTGA
- a CDS encoding RNB domain-containing ribonuclease — MAQRRVVLLPNATENELTAALVARFEAVREQFGVVVPFPADVVAEAEVAAGTAELPDRDETALPFITIDPPGSMDLDQAMHLQRGENGGYRVRYAIADVPAFVRPGGAVDTEARTRGQTVYCPDVRAQLHPSELSEGAASLLPDQVRPAFVWDIALDEAGESTSATVYRAMVRSVHRYDYDEVQHLVDDGVADEVLLLLREIGQKRVEAERRRGGASLPMPEQVVSGDGDAGFSVSFRPVVDSEDWNAQISLLTGIAAAEMMIEGRVGILRTMPPPEKDAVRRFRRQATAAGVPWPEGQPYGEFLRTLDRTNPRHLALIHEATSLFRGATYTPFDGEVPEQREHAAVASVYAHVTAPLRRLVDRFGLVVCESLASGSPVPQWVRDALPTLPEIMASSDRVANGVGRACTDAVEVAELVGIVGRTVDGVVVDESEKGVSVQLTELGIVAKATGTADAGSTVRVRVDAADVAAGTATLTLV; from the coding sequence ATGGCCCAGCGCAGAGTCGTCCTCCTCCCGAACGCCACCGAGAACGAGCTCACCGCGGCGCTGGTGGCCCGGTTCGAGGCGGTCCGCGAGCAGTTCGGTGTCGTGGTGCCCTTCCCGGCCGACGTCGTCGCCGAGGCGGAGGTGGCGGCCGGGACCGCCGAGCTGCCCGACCGCGACGAGACGGCCCTGCCGTTCATCACCATCGACCCGCCCGGCTCGATGGACCTCGACCAGGCCATGCACCTGCAGCGGGGCGAGAACGGCGGCTACCGGGTGCGGTACGCGATCGCCGACGTGCCCGCCTTCGTGCGTCCCGGCGGCGCGGTCGACACCGAGGCGCGCACGCGCGGGCAGACGGTGTACTGCCCCGACGTGCGGGCGCAGCTTCACCCGAGCGAGCTGAGCGAGGGGGCCGCCAGCCTGCTGCCCGACCAGGTTCGCCCGGCGTTCGTCTGGGACATCGCGCTCGACGAGGCGGGGGAGTCGACCTCGGCGACGGTCTACCGCGCGATGGTGCGCAGCGTGCACCGCTACGACTACGACGAGGTGCAGCACCTCGTCGACGACGGCGTCGCCGACGAGGTGCTGCTGCTGCTCCGCGAGATCGGGCAGAAGCGCGTCGAGGCCGAGCGGCGCCGGGGTGGCGCGTCGTTGCCCATGCCGGAGCAGGTCGTCTCGGGTGACGGCGACGCGGGGTTCTCGGTGTCGTTCCGGCCCGTCGTCGACTCGGAGGACTGGAACGCGCAGATCTCCCTGCTCACCGGAATCGCCGCCGCCGAGATGATGATCGAGGGCCGGGTCGGGATCCTGCGCACGATGCCGCCGCCCGAGAAGGATGCCGTGCGCCGCTTCCGTCGCCAGGCCACCGCCGCGGGCGTGCCGTGGCCGGAGGGGCAGCCGTACGGCGAGTTCCTGCGCACGCTCGACCGCACGAACCCGCGTCACCTCGCCCTCATCCACGAGGCGACGAGCCTCTTCCGCGGGGCGACGTACACGCCGTTCGACGGCGAGGTCCCCGAGCAGCGCGAGCACGCCGCCGTCGCGAGCGTCTACGCGCACGTGACCGCCCCCTTGCGGCGCCTCGTCGACCGCTTCGGCCTCGTCGTGTGTGAGTCGCTCGCCTCCGGTTCGCCTGTGCCGCAATGGGTTCGCGACGCTCTGCCGACTCTCCCCGAGATCATGGCCAGCTCGGACCGGGTCGCCAACGGGGTGGGCCGGGCGTGCACCGACGCCGTCGAGGTGGCCGAGCTCGTCGGCATCGTCGGGCGCACCGTCGACGGCGTCGTCGTCGACGAGAGCGAGAAGGGTGTCAGCGTGCAGCTGACCGAGCTCGGCATCGTCGCGAAGGCGACGGGCACGGCGGATGCCGGGTCGACCGTCCGCGTGCGCGTCGACGCCGCGGACGTGGCCGCCGGCACCGCCACCCTGACGCTGGTCTGA
- a CDS encoding LAGLIDADG family homing endonuclease, which produces MLLDPQVPAISYLLGLLQTDGSHHGSLDGKGKVSIELAVRDLAVLQALQPHVPCYSSLRLRTRETNFSSASSTATLAFFNQSVRRELSTLGLPPGRKARTTAPVDQSLVSSRDYLRGLLDGDGSVGITARGYPFVSFITASEAMARHVESEIERVTGARRRCGRNTRDAVFNVMVANEPAAMLAAYCWSEQDISIPRKRASASQVAGWRPPPGRRFGAPRKLWTDAEDAVLHSGSVESVARLLNRTERSVAMRRWRAARALPTVDTGPSPETDYDQMT; this is translated from the coding sequence ATGCTGCTGGATCCGCAGGTACCCGCCATCTCCTACCTCCTCGGCCTGCTTCAGACCGACGGGTCGCACCACGGTTCGCTCGACGGCAAGGGCAAGGTCTCCATCGAGCTCGCGGTACGGGACCTCGCAGTCCTGCAGGCTCTTCAGCCTCATGTGCCGTGCTATTCCTCCCTCCGGCTGAGGACGCGAGAAACCAACTTCTCGTCGGCGTCCTCGACGGCGACGCTCGCGTTCTTCAACCAGTCGGTCCGGCGCGAGCTCTCCACCCTCGGGCTTCCACCGGGACGCAAGGCGCGGACGACGGCGCCCGTGGACCAGTCCCTCGTTTCGTCCCGCGACTATCTCAGGGGCCTGCTCGACGGCGACGGTTCGGTGGGGATCACCGCCCGGGGCTATCCCTTCGTCTCGTTCATCACGGCCAGCGAGGCGATGGCTCGACACGTCGAGAGCGAGATCGAGAGGGTCACGGGTGCGCGGCGGCGTTGTGGCCGCAACACGCGTGACGCGGTCTTCAACGTCATGGTCGCGAACGAGCCGGCCGCGATGTTGGCGGCCTACTGCTGGAGCGAGCAGGACATCTCGATCCCGCGCAAGCGTGCGTCTGCCAGTCAGGTGGCCGGGTGGCGGCCGCCGCCCGGGCGACGCTTCGGGGCGCCTCGCAAGCTGTGGACGGACGCGGAGGACGCAGTCCTCCACTCGGGCTCGGTGGAGTCCGTCGCTCGGCTGCTCAACAGGACAGAGCGCAGCGTCGCCATGAGGCGCTGGAGAGCGGCACGCGCCCTGCCCACCGTCGACACCGGCCCAAGCCCCGAAACGGACTACGACCAGATGACGTGA
- a CDS encoding FUSC family protein — MNAAPPASRPGPTPSPWRSLLGWGPYRGAHRVALRAGVSVLVPLLVLTLAGRLELTPYAAFGAFTSLYGRQHGRRQRAGMQVVAGGFLTVAVTLGVAASAAPGTRWLVVLLGALLGAAGSLASDAYRWHPPGPLFLVFAFAVCATVPAGLTTVPVAAGVAALSVLFSLVVSHLGGVARREPWGRPHLPSPHFADAWSAPGAATHLVRHVVALGVAGAVATAVGWVHPYWAMVAAVTVLSGPDLSSRLARGLQRVVGTLLGLAVAAPVLLWGPRGVVAVLVIVGLQVLTELVVGRNYAVALLFITPLALMMGQLVHPAPVRPLLEDRLLETVLGAAVGAVALLVVPDRRAGRVTG, encoded by the coding sequence ATGAACGCCGCCCCACCTGCATCCCGACCCGGTCCGACTCCCTCGCCGTGGCGGTCGCTGCTCGGGTGGGGGCCGTACCGCGGCGCCCACCGGGTCGCGCTGCGGGCCGGGGTCTCGGTTCTCGTCCCCCTGCTCGTGCTCACCCTGGCGGGTCGGCTCGAGCTGACGCCGTACGCCGCGTTCGGGGCCTTCACGTCGCTGTACGGTCGCCAGCACGGTCGACGGCAGCGAGCCGGCATGCAGGTGGTGGCCGGCGGGTTCCTCACTGTCGCAGTCACGCTGGGCGTCGCCGCCTCGGCCGCGCCCGGCACGCGCTGGCTCGTCGTGCTGCTCGGGGCCCTGCTCGGAGCAGCCGGGTCGCTGGCGTCCGACGCCTACCGCTGGCACCCACCGGGCCCGCTGTTCCTCGTCTTCGCCTTCGCCGTCTGCGCGACGGTGCCGGCGGGCCTGACGACGGTCCCGGTGGCAGCCGGTGTCGCCGCGCTGTCCGTGCTCTTCTCGCTGGTCGTCTCGCACCTGGGCGGGGTGGCGCGACGTGAGCCGTGGGGCCGCCCCCACCTGCCCTCGCCGCACTTCGCCGACGCGTGGTCGGCCCCGGGGGCGGCGACCCACCTCGTGCGCCACGTCGTCGCGCTCGGGGTCGCCGGTGCGGTGGCCACCGCCGTCGGGTGGGTGCACCCGTACTGGGCGATGGTCGCCGCCGTCACCGTGCTGTCGGGGCCTGACCTCAGCTCACGTCTGGCCCGCGGGCTGCAGCGCGTGGTCGGCACCCTGCTGGGGCTGGCCGTCGCCGCGCCGGTCCTGCTGTGGGGGCCGCGGGGCGTCGTCGCCGTGCTCGTCATCGTCGGGCTGCAGGTGCTGACCGAGCTCGTCGTCGGGCGCAACTACGCCGTGGCCCTGCTCTTCATCACGCCGCTGGCCCTCATGATGGGCCAGCTCGTGCACCCGGCCCCGGTGCGGCCGTTGCTCGAGGACCGCCTGCTCGAGACGGTGCTGGGTGCGGCCGTCGGCGCGGTGGCTCTGCTCGTCGTACCGGACCGCCGGGCGGGGCGCGTCACGGGGTGA
- a CDS encoding LysR substrate-binding domain-containing protein, translating to MDRRTRDVLALLPVLVTVAEVGQVTTAAAVLGLPQPTVSRRLARLGDLLGTPVVERRGRGIALTPTGEALLPDAQEGLARLERAVERVARARREGHGTVSLSFQTLLGETVVPALIRAFREVHPHARFELAQGSRQKALDDLTSGRATVALVASPPQVGGGSATVLYDEPLVVAVHRQHPLAGAAAANSPVQRSVSVTELVSSGHDELIVLKAGYGLRGRVEEIWADAGIPLRIAFEAEDVHTARGLVGAGLGVAVLPAFAASHDVVPVGLQHPRARRTIGAVVRDPYRDPTVAAFAAFVHDRGAGVALASLGRAVQGDEATGIRRR from the coding sequence ATGGATCGCCGGACCCGCGACGTGCTCGCGCTGCTCCCCGTCCTCGTGACCGTGGCCGAGGTCGGTCAGGTCACGACCGCGGCGGCGGTGCTCGGGCTCCCCCAGCCCACGGTGAGCCGCCGGCTGGCGCGCCTCGGCGACCTGCTCGGCACCCCGGTCGTCGAGCGCCGGGGCCGAGGCATCGCGCTGACGCCCACCGGGGAGGCCCTGCTGCCCGACGCGCAGGAGGGGCTGGCTCGGCTCGAGCGCGCCGTCGAGCGCGTCGCCCGAGCCCGCCGGGAGGGCCACGGCACGGTCTCGCTGTCGTTCCAGACCCTGCTCGGCGAGACGGTCGTCCCCGCGCTGATCCGCGCGTTCCGGGAGGTGCACCCGCACGCCCGGTTCGAGCTGGCCCAGGGCTCGCGTCAGAAGGCGCTCGACGACCTCACGTCGGGGCGTGCCACCGTCGCCCTCGTCGCGTCCCCGCCGCAGGTCGGGGGTGGCAGCGCCACCGTGCTCTACGACGAACCGCTCGTCGTCGCCGTGCACCGGCAGCACCCGCTCGCCGGGGCTGCTGCTGCAAACTCGCCTGTGCAACGGTCGGTCTCGGTGACCGAGCTCGTGTCGTCGGGCCACGACGAGCTCATCGTGCTCAAGGCCGGCTACGGCCTGCGCGGCCGGGTCGAGGAGATCTGGGCTGACGCCGGCATCCCCCTGCGCATCGCCTTCGAGGCCGAGGACGTGCACACCGCCCGTGGTCTCGTCGGTGCCGGTCTCGGTGTCGCCGTGCTGCCCGCCTTCGCGGCGTCGCACGACGTGGTCCCGGTCGGTCTGCAGCACCCTCGGGCACGGCGCACGATCGGCGCCGTCGTGCGCGACCCGTACCGCGACCCCACGGTCGCCGCCTTCGCCGCGTTCGTGCACGACCGCGGCGCCGGGGTGGCCCTGGCCTCGCTGGGACGGGCCGTGCAGGGGGACGAGGCGACCGGCATCCGGCGTCGGTGA
- a CDS encoding MFS transporter, protein MTSTSPAASSAADARGRSAEEGWQGHLPRSRDYRRILLGLGAAGLATFAQLYSPQGLLPTLARGLEVSASDAALSVSLATLGVALAVLPWSWVADRVGRLQAMRAAIVAATVLGVLVALAPSLEVLLALRLVEGMALGGLPALAVTYLHEEVHGSHTAAAAAAYISGTTLGGAAGRLVAGPLAGLVGWRGALLAVAALCAVASVAFLRLMPTARGHRATGATARTVLHGIRTSLRDPVLLALYAQGALLMGAFVAVYNYLAFRLEGPEFGLPASVASLIFAAYAAGTVSSRSAGRWVGRTGRRTMVLASTGAVVVGALVTLSSPLPLVVVGLLVFTAGFFAVHATASAWVGARATTGRAQATALYNVAYYSGSAVVGWALGYAWTALGWPGVVASVVGLAAVAAVVAVRTLPAGR, encoded by the coding sequence ATGACCTCGACCAGCCCGGCCGCCTCCTCCGCCGCGGATGCCCGGGGCCGGTCGGCCGAGGAGGGCTGGCAGGGTCACCTGCCGCGCAGCCGGGACTACCGGCGCATCCTGCTCGGGCTCGGGGCCGCCGGTCTCGCCACCTTCGCGCAGCTCTACTCGCCCCAGGGTCTGCTGCCGACGCTGGCCCGCGGGCTCGAGGTCTCGGCGTCGGACGCCGCGCTGTCGGTGTCGCTCGCCACCCTCGGCGTGGCCCTCGCCGTGCTGCCCTGGTCGTGGGTGGCCGACCGCGTCGGACGGCTGCAGGCCATGCGCGCCGCGATCGTCGCCGCCACGGTGCTCGGCGTGCTCGTCGCCCTCGCGCCGTCGCTCGAGGTGCTGCTCGCCCTGCGGCTCGTCGAGGGGATGGCCCTCGGTGGGCTCCCCGCCCTCGCCGTCACGTACCTGCACGAGGAGGTGCACGGGTCGCACACGGCCGCGGCGGCGGCGGCCTACATCAGCGGCACCACCCTCGGCGGGGCCGCCGGTCGCCTCGTCGCCGGCCCGTTGGCCGGTCTCGTCGGCTGGCGCGGCGCCCTGCTCGCCGTCGCGGCGTTGTGCGCCGTCGCCTCGGTCGCCTTCCTGCGCCTCATGCCGACCGCCCGGGGCCACCGCGCGACCGGCGCCACCGCACGGACGGTGCTGCACGGCATCCGGACCAGCCTGCGCGACCCGGTCCTGCTCGCCCTCTACGCGCAGGGCGCCCTGCTCATGGGCGCGTTCGTCGCCGTCTACAACTACCTCGCCTTCCGCCTCGAGGGGCCGGAGTTCGGGCTGCCGGCGAGCGTCGCGTCCCTCATCTTCGCGGCCTACGCCGCCGGCACCGTGTCGTCGCGCTCGGCCGGCCGATGGGTCGGGCGCACCGGCCGGCGCACCATGGTGCTCGCCTCGACGGGTGCCGTCGTCGTGGGCGCACTGGTGACGCTCAGCTCGCCACTGCCGCTCGTGGTCGTCGGGCTGCTCGTCTTCACGGCCGGCTTCTTCGCCGTCCACGCCACGGCCTCGGCGTGGGTCGGGGCCCGCGCCACCACGGGTCGCGCGCAGGCCACCGCCCTCTACAACGTCGCCTACTACAGCGGCTCCGCCGTCGTCGGCTGGGCGCTCGGCTACGCGTGGACGGCGCTGGGCTGGCCCGGCGTCGTCGCGTCGGTCGTCGGGCTCGCCGCCGTGGCCGCCGTCGTGGCGGTCAGGACCCTTCCGGCCGGTCGCTGA
- a CDS encoding SDR family NAD(P)-dependent oxidoreductase, whose translation MTDLASAHVLVLGATGGLGAPIARRLVAAGARVSLSARDGSKLAALADELGDSVVTTVAVDLTLPPGPGQAVETAHGAAPLTGVVNAAGVVAFGPAAELDDDTLDELLLLDLVAPVRLVRAAAAVLPEGGFIAQVSAVVAEKAMPGMAAYSAAKAGLTAFDAAAATELRRRKVRVLDVRPPHTETGLATRPVAGEAPRLPRGLAPDAVAARIVAAIADDERDLPAEAFSDRPEGS comes from the coding sequence GTGACCGACCTCGCCTCCGCCCACGTCCTCGTCCTCGGCGCCACCGGCGGACTGGGGGCGCCCATCGCGCGACGGCTCGTCGCCGCGGGCGCCCGCGTCTCCCTCTCCGCTCGCGACGGGTCGAAGCTGGCCGCCCTCGCCGACGAGCTGGGCGACTCGGTCGTCACGACCGTGGCCGTCGACCTGACGCTTCCGCCCGGGCCGGGCCAGGCGGTCGAGACAGCCCACGGCGCGGCGCCGCTCACCGGTGTCGTCAACGCCGCCGGCGTCGTCGCCTTCGGCCCGGCCGCCGAGCTCGACGACGACACCCTCGACGAGCTGCTGCTGCTCGACCTCGTCGCGCCGGTGCGCCTGGTGCGCGCGGCTGCCGCGGTGCTGCCGGAGGGCGGCTTCATCGCCCAGGTCAGCGCCGTCGTGGCGGAGAAGGCGATGCCGGGCATGGCCGCCTACAGCGCCGCCAAGGCCGGGCTCACGGCGTTCGACGCCGCCGCGGCGACCGAGCTGCGCCGCCGCAAGGTGCGGGTGCTCGACGTGCGCCCCCCGCACACCGAGACCGGCCTCGCCACCCGCCCCGTCGCGGGTGAGGCGCCCAGGCTGCCACGGGGTCTCGCACCGGATGCCGTGGCCGCGCGCATCGTCGCGGCCATCGCCGACGACGAGCGCGACCTCCCCGCCGAGGCGTTCAGCGACCGGCCGGAAGGGTCCTGA